A single Camelus ferus isolate YT-003-E chromosome 3, BCGSAC_Cfer_1.0, whole genome shotgun sequence DNA region contains:
- the ATOX1 gene encoding copper transport protein ATOX1: protein MPKHEFSVDMTCEGCSNAVTRVLNKLGGVQFDIDLPNKKVCVDSKHSVDTLLETLGKTGKAVSYLGPK from the exons ATGCCG AAGCACGAGTTCTCCGTGGACATGACCTGCGAAGGCTGCTCTAATGCAGTCACTCGGGTCCTCAACAAGCTGGGAG GAGTTCAGTTTGACATTGACCTGCCCAACAAGAAGGTCTGCGTCGACTCCAAGCACAGCGTGGACACTCTGCTGGAGACCCTAGGGAAAACAGGAAAGGCTGTTTCCTACCTCGGCCCCAAGTAG